Proteins found in one Oncorhynchus gorbuscha isolate QuinsamMale2020 ecotype Even-year linkage group LG15, OgorEven_v1.0, whole genome shotgun sequence genomic segment:
- the pycr3 gene encoding pyrroline-5-carboxylate reductase 3 isoform X1, producing MDSNLRIGFIGAGNMAYGIAKGVLQSGCLIAGDVPPSNVKVSAPSARNFGRFQELGVAVTHSNAELVSSCDLVFVAVKPHLITTVLSEITDHVTRKHIIVSVAAGVTLATLQGLLPFHTVVLRLMPNLPCLVQQGALLFSRGTWARQEDGDLLRSLLQHCGLVEEGPEAWIDIHTGLSGSGVAFVYLFAEALAEGAVKMGMPSALAHSIAAQTVLGAGQLLRDSGKHPAQLRSEVCTPGGTTIFGLHAMEQGGVRAATMTAVETATERARELGRKSVPTATENRK from the exons GATGTTTAATTGCAGGAGATGTCCCTCCCAGCAATGTTAAAGTGAGCGCACCCTCCGCAAGGAACTTTGGTCGCTTTCAG GAGTTGGGTGTGGCTGTCACCCATTCCAATGCAGAGCTGGTCAGTAGCTGTGACTTGGTGTTCGTGGCGGTCAAACCACACCTCATCACAACCGTTCTCAGTGAGATCACAGACCACGTCACCCGGAAACACATCATCGTCTCCGTGGCAGCAGGTGTAACCTTGGCAACGCTTCAGGGG ctcctgcCATTTCACACAGTGGTTTTGAGACTGATGCCCAACCttccctgtctggtccagcaaggGGCACTATTGTTCTCGCGGGGGACGTGGGCGCGGCAAGAGGACGGGGATCTGCTCCGCTCGCTGCTTCAACACTGTGGCCTGGTGGAGGAGGGGCCCGAGGCCTGGATAGACATCCACACTGGGCTCAGTGGCAGCGGGGTGGCCTTT GTGTATCTGTTTGCAGAGGCGCTGGCTGAGGGAGCGGTGAAGATGGGCATGCCCAGTGCTCTGGCCCATAGCATCGCTGCTCAGACTGTATTG GGGGCAGGCCAGTTGTTGAGGGACTCAGGGAAGCATCCAGCCCAACTGCGTTCGGAGGTGTGTACACCAGGAGGCACCACTATCTTCGGGCTTCATGCCATGGAGCAGGGGGGTGTGAGGGCCGCCACCATGACCGCTGTGGAGACTGCAACTGAGAGGGCCAGGGAGCTGGGCAGGAAGTCAGTACCTACGGCCACAGAAAATAGGAAGTGA
- the pycr3 gene encoding pyrroline-5-carboxylate reductase 3 isoform X2: protein MDSNLRIGFIGAGNMAYGIAKGVLQSGDVPPSNVKVSAPSARNFGRFQELGVAVTHSNAELVSSCDLVFVAVKPHLITTVLSEITDHVTRKHIIVSVAAGVTLATLQGLLPFHTVVLRLMPNLPCLVQQGALLFSRGTWARQEDGDLLRSLLQHCGLVEEGPEAWIDIHTGLSGSGVAFVYLFAEALAEGAVKMGMPSALAHSIAAQTVLGAGQLLRDSGKHPAQLRSEVCTPGGTTIFGLHAMEQGGVRAATMTAVETATERARELGRKSVPTATENRK, encoded by the exons GAGATGTCCCTCCCAGCAATGTTAAAGTGAGCGCACCCTCCGCAAGGAACTTTGGTCGCTTTCAG GAGTTGGGTGTGGCTGTCACCCATTCCAATGCAGAGCTGGTCAGTAGCTGTGACTTGGTGTTCGTGGCGGTCAAACCACACCTCATCACAACCGTTCTCAGTGAGATCACAGACCACGTCACCCGGAAACACATCATCGTCTCCGTGGCAGCAGGTGTAACCTTGGCAACGCTTCAGGGG ctcctgcCATTTCACACAGTGGTTTTGAGACTGATGCCCAACCttccctgtctggtccagcaaggGGCACTATTGTTCTCGCGGGGGACGTGGGCGCGGCAAGAGGACGGGGATCTGCTCCGCTCGCTGCTTCAACACTGTGGCCTGGTGGAGGAGGGGCCCGAGGCCTGGATAGACATCCACACTGGGCTCAGTGGCAGCGGGGTGGCCTTT GTGTATCTGTTTGCAGAGGCGCTGGCTGAGGGAGCGGTGAAGATGGGCATGCCCAGTGCTCTGGCCCATAGCATCGCTGCTCAGACTGTATTG GGGGCAGGCCAGTTGTTGAGGGACTCAGGGAAGCATCCAGCCCAACTGCGTTCGGAGGTGTGTACACCAGGAGGCACCACTATCTTCGGGCTTCATGCCATGGAGCAGGGGGGTGTGAGGGCCGCCACCATGACCGCTGTGGAGACTGCAACTGAGAGGGCCAGGGAGCTGGGCAGGAAGTCAGTACCTACGGCCACAGAAAATAGGAAGTGA